One Eubalaena glacialis isolate mEubGla1 chromosome 11, mEubGla1.1.hap2.+ XY, whole genome shotgun sequence DNA segment encodes these proteins:
- the PAN2 gene encoding PAN2-PAN3 deadenylation complex catalytic subunit PAN2 isoform X3 — protein MNFEVLDPGLAEYAPAMHSALDPVLDAHLNPSLLQNVELDPEGVALEALPVQESVHIMEGVYSELHSVVAEVGVPVSVSHFDLHEEMLWVGSHGGHATSFFGPALERYSSFQVNGSDDIRQIQSLENGILFLTKNNLKYMARGGLIIFDYLLDESEDMHSLLLTDSSTLLVGGLQNHILEIDLNTVQETQKYAVETPGVTIMRQTNRFFFCGHTSGKVSLRDLRTFKVEHEFDAFSGSLSDFDVHGNLLATCGFSSRLTGLACDRFLKVYDLRMMRAITPLQVHVDPAFLRFIPTYTSRLAIISQSGQCQFCEPTGLANPADIFHVNPVGPLLMTFDVSASKQALAFGDSEGCVHLWTDSPEPSFNPYSRETEFALPCLVDSLPPLDWSQDLLPLSLIPVPLTTDTLLSDWPAANSAPAPRRAPPVDAEILRTMKKVGFIGYAPNPRTRLRNQIPYRLKESDSEFDSFSQVTESPIGREEEPHRHMVSKKYRKVTIKYSKLGLEDFDFKHYNKTLFAGLEPHIPNAYCNCMIQVLYFLEPVRCLIQNHLCQKEFCLACELGFLFHMLDLSRGDPCQGSNFLRAFRTIPEASALGLILADSDEASGKGNLARLIQRWNRFILTQLHQDLQELEVPQAYRGAGGSSFCSSGDSVIGQLFSCEMENCSLCRCGSETVRASSTLLFTLSYPEDKTGKNCDFAQVLKRSICLEQNTQAWCDNCEKYQPTIQTRNICHLPDILVINCEVNSLKEADFWRMQAEVAFKIAIKKHGGEISKNKEFALADWKELGSPEGMLMCPSIEELKNVWLPFSIRMKMTKNKGLDVCNWTDGDEMQWGPARADEEHGVYVYDLMATVVHILDSRTGGSLVAHIKVGETYHQRKEGVTHQQWYLFNDFLIEPIDKHEAVQFDMNWKVPAILYYIKRNLNSKYNLNIKNPIEASVLLAEASLARKQRKTHTTFIPLMVNEMPQVGDLVGLDAEFVTLNEEEAELRSDGTKSTIKPSQMSVARITCVRGQGPNEGIPFIDDYISTQEQVVDYLTQYSGIKPGDLDAKISSKHLTTLKSTYLKLRFLIDIGVKFVGHGLQKDFRVINLMVPKDQVLDTVYLFHMPRKRMISLRFLAWYFLDLKIQGETHDSIEDARTALQLYRKYLELSKNGTEPESFHKVLKGLYEKGRKMDWKVPEPEGQTSPKNAAVFSSVLAL, from the exons atgaactTCGAGGTTCTGGACCCTGGACTGGCAGAGTATGCCCCAGCCATGCATTCTGCCCTGGATCCTGTCCTGGATGCCCACCTGAACCCAAGTCTGCTACAGAATGTGGAGCTGGACCCGGAGGGAGTGGCCTTAGAGGCTCTTCCCGTCCAGGAGTCAGTGCACATAATGGAAGGTGTCTACTCTGAGTTGCACAGTGTGGTGGCTGAAGTGGGTGTGCCTGTCTCCGTCTCCCACTTTGACTTGCACGAGGAGATGCTGTGGGTGGGAAGCCATGGG GGCCATGCCACGTCATTTTTCGGGCCAGCTTTGGAACGCTACTCATCATTTCAGGTCAATGGCAGTGATGACATTCGGCAGATCCAAAGCCTGGAGAATGGCATCCTTTTTCTTACCAAGAACAACCTGAAGTATATGGCCCGTGGAGGCCTCATTATATTTGATTACCT GCTGGATGAGAGTGAAGATATGCACAGTCTGCTGCTGACTGACAGCAGCACTCTGCTTGTTGGTGGGCTGCAGAACCACATATTGGAGATTGACCTTAACACTGTCCAGGAGACTCAGAAG TATGCAGTTGAGACACCTGGAGTCACTATCATGAGACAGACGAATCGCTTCTTCTTCTGTGGCCACACATCTGGCAAG GTTTCCCTGCGAGACCTCCGTACTTTTAAGGTGGAGCATGAGTTTGATGCCTTCTCAGGGAGTCTGTCGGATTTTGATGTGCACGGCAACCTGCTAGCCACTTGTGGTTTCTCCAGCCGCCTCACCGGCCTGGCCTGTGACCGTTTCCTCAAGGTGTATGATCTACGCATGATGCGTGCCATCACGCCACTTCAAGTTCATGTGGATCCTGCCTTCTTACGCTTCATCCCTACATATACTTCTCGTCTTGCTATCATCTCCCAGTCAG GGCAGTGCCAGTTTTGTGAGCCCACAGGCCTGGCCAACCCAGCAGACATCTTTCACGTGAATCCTGTGGGGCCTCTGCTAATGACGTTTGACGTGTCAGCCAGCAAGCAGGCCCTTGCCTTTGGGGATTCTGAGGGCTGTGTGCATCTCTGGACTGATTCCCCTGAGCCTTCCTTCAACCCCTACTCCCGTGAGACCGAGTTTGCTTTGCCCTGTCTCGTGGACTCACTGCCTCCTCTGGACTGGAGCCAGGACCTGCTGCCTCTTTCCCTCATCCCTGTCCCGCTCACCACTGACACGCTTCTCTCTGATTGGCCTGCTGCCAACTCCGCTCCAGCTCCCAG GCGAGCACCCCCTGTGGATGCAGAGATCCTGCGCACCATGAAGAAGGTGGGCTTCATTGGCTATGCACCCAACCCCCGCACCAGGCTGCGCAATCAG ATTCCTTACCGACTCAAGGAGTCTGACAGTGAATTTGACAGCTTCAGCCAGGTCACTGAGTCACCAATAGGGCGGGAAGAGGAGCCACATCGCCACATGGTCTCTAAGAAATACCGCAAG GTGACCATCAAATACTCCAAGTTAGGGCTGGAGGACTTTGACTTCAAACACTACAATAAGACGCTGTTTGCTGGATTAGAGCCCCACATCCCCAATGCCTACTGTAACTGCATGATCCAG GTGCTCTATTTCCTGGAGCCTGTTCGCTGTCTAATCCAGAACCACCTTTGCCAGAAGGAGTTCTGCCTAGCATGTGAGCTGGGCTTCCTCTTCCACATGTTGGACCTCTCCCGAGGTGACCCTTGTCAG GGCAGTAATTTTCTTCGGGCGTTCCGCACCATTCCTGAGGCCTCAGCCCTTGGTCTGATTTTGGCTGACTCGGATGAGGCTTCAGGCAAGGGCAATCTGGCCAGGCTCATTCAGAGGTGGAATCGCTTCATTCTCACTCAACTGCATCAAGATTTGCAGGAGCTGGAAGTACCCCAGGCTTATCGAGGTGCTGGAGGCAG CAGCTTTTGCTCATCGGGAGACTCTGTCATTGGGCAGCTGTTCAGCTGTGAGATGGAAAACTGCAGCCTCTGCCGCTGTGGCAGTGAGACCGTGCGAGCCTCATCCACCCTGCTCTTCACGCTCTCCTACCCTGAGG ATAAAACCGGGAAGAACTGTGACTTTGCTCAGGTGCTGAAGCGAAGCATCTGCCTGGAGCAGAATACACAGGCCTGGTGTGACAACTGTGAAAAGTACCAGCCCACG ATTCAGACCCGCAACATCTGCCATCTCCCAGATATTCTTGTCATCAATTGTGAGGTGAACAGCTTGAAAGAAGCTGATTTCTGGAGAATGCAGGCTGAG GTTGCCTTCAAGATAGCAATAAAGAAGCATGGTGGGGAAATCTCCAAGAATAAGGAGTTTGCTTTGGCTGATTG GAAGGAACTAGGGAGTCCAGAGGGCATGCTGATGTGTCCCTCCATTGAGGAGTTGAAGAATGTCTGGCTTCCTTTCTCCATTCGAATGAAGATGACCAAGAACAAAGGGCTGGATGTTTGCAATTGGACTGATGGGGATGAGATGCAG TGGGGCCCAGCCAGGGCAGACGAGGAGCATGGTGTCTATGTGTATGACCTGATGGCTACTGTGGTACACATCCTGGACTCACGCACAGGGGGCAGCCTGGTGGCTCACATCAAAGTTGGAGAGACCTACCACCAGCGCAAGGAG GGTGTTACCCACCAGCAGTGGTATCTCTTCAATGACTTTCTCATTGAACCTATTGATAAG CATGAAGCTGTGCAGTTTGACATGAATTGGAAAGTGCCTGCTATCCTTTATTACATCAAAAGGAATCTTAATTCCAAATACAACCTGAACA TTAAGAACCCTATCGAGGCAAGTGTTCTGCTGGCTGAAGCCTCATTAGCACGGAAGCAGCGGAAAACACATACGACCTTTATTCCCCTGATGGTGAATGAGATGCCACAGGTTGGGGACTTGGTGGGCCTGGACGCTGAGTTTGTCACCCTTAATGAG GAAGAAGCAGAGCTGCGCAGCGATGGCACCAAGTCTACCATCAAGCCAAGCCAGATGTCAGTAGCGAGGATTACCTGCGTTAGGGGCCAGGGACCCAATGAGGGTATCCCCTTCATTGATGACTACATCTCTACCCAGGAGCAG GTGGTGGATTACTTGACTCAGTACTCAGGGATAAAGCCAGGAGACCTTGATGCCAAGATTTCCTCTAAGCACCTCACAACTCTAAAGTCTACCTACTTAAAGCTTCGTTTTCTCATAGACATTGGAGTCAAGTTTGTGGGTCACGGTCTGCAGAAGGACTTCCGGGTCATCAACCTCATG GTGCCCAAGGACCAAGTCCTTGACACTGTTTATCTATTTCACATGCCCCGAAAACGAATGATTTCCCTGCGATTCCTTGCTTGGTACTTTCTGG ACCTGAAGATTCAAGGGGAGACCCATGACAGTATTGAGGATGCCCGCACAGCCCTTCAGCTTTACCGAAAGTATCTGGAGCTAAGCAAAAATGGCACTGAGCCTGAGTCCTTCCACAAAGTGCTCAAGGGCCTTTACGAGAAAGGCCGAAAGATGGACTGGAAGGTTCCTGAGCCCGAGGGCCAGACAAGTCCCAAGA ATGCAGCTGTCTTCTCTTCAGTGCTGGCGCTCTGA
- the PAN2 gene encoding PAN2-PAN3 deadenylation complex catalytic subunit PAN2 isoform X1 codes for MNFEVLDPGLAEYAPAMHSALDPVLDAHLNPSLLQNVELDPEGVALEALPVQESVHIMEGVYSELHSVVAEVGVPVSVSHFDLHEEMLWVGSHGGHATSFFGPALERYSSFQVNGSDDIRQIQSLENGILFLTKNNLKYMARGGLIIFDYLLDESEDMHSLLLTDSSTLLVGGLQNHILEIDLNTVQETQKYAVETPGVTIMRQTNRFFFCGHTSGKVSLRDLRTFKVEHEFDAFSGSLSDFDVHGNLLATCGFSSRLTGLACDRFLKVYDLRMMRAITPLQVHVDPAFLRFIPTYTSRLAIISQSGQCQFCEPTGLANPADIFHVNPVGPLLMTFDVSASKQALAFGDSEGCVHLWTDSPEPSFNPYSRETEFALPCLVDSLPPLDWSQDLLPLSLIPVPLTTDTLLSDWPAANSAPAPRRAPPVDAEILRTMKKVGFIGYAPNPRTRLRNQIPYRLKESDSEFDSFSQVTESPIGREEEPHRHMVSKKYRKVTIKYSKLGLEDFDFKHYNKTLFAGLEPHIPNAYCNCMIQVLYFLEPVRCLIQNHLCQKEFCLACELGFLFHMLDLSRGDPCQGSNFLRAFRTIPEASALGLILADSDEASGKGNLARLIQRWNRFILTQLHQDLQELEVPQAYRGAGGSSFCSSGDSVIGQLFSCEMENCSLCRCGSETVRASSTLLFTLSYPEGSNSDKTGKNCDFAQVLKRSICLEQNTQAWCDNCEKYQPTIQTRNICHLPDILVINCEVNSLKEADFWRMQAEVAFKIAIKKHGGEISKNKEFALADWKELGSPEGMLMCPSIEELKNVWLPFSIRMKMTKNKGLDVCNWTDGDEMQWGPARADEEHGVYVYDLMATVVHILDSRTGGSLVAHIKVGETYHQRKEGVTHQQWYLFNDFLIEPIDKHEAVQFDMNWKVPAILYYIKRNLNSKYNLNIKNPIEASVLLAEASLARKQRKTHTTFIPLMVNEMPQVGDLVGLDAEFVTLNEEEAELRSDGTKSTIKPSQMSVARITCVRGQGPNEGIPFIDDYISTQEQVVDYLTQYSGIKPGDLDAKISSKHLTTLKSTYLKLRFLIDIGVKFVGHGLQKDFRVINLMVPKDQVLDTVYLFHMPRKRMISLRFLAWYFLDLKIQGETHDSIEDARTALQLYRKYLELSKNGTEPESFHKVLKGLYEKGRKMDWKVPEPEGQTSPKNAAVFSSVLAL; via the exons atgaactTCGAGGTTCTGGACCCTGGACTGGCAGAGTATGCCCCAGCCATGCATTCTGCCCTGGATCCTGTCCTGGATGCCCACCTGAACCCAAGTCTGCTACAGAATGTGGAGCTGGACCCGGAGGGAGTGGCCTTAGAGGCTCTTCCCGTCCAGGAGTCAGTGCACATAATGGAAGGTGTCTACTCTGAGTTGCACAGTGTGGTGGCTGAAGTGGGTGTGCCTGTCTCCGTCTCCCACTTTGACTTGCACGAGGAGATGCTGTGGGTGGGAAGCCATGGG GGCCATGCCACGTCATTTTTCGGGCCAGCTTTGGAACGCTACTCATCATTTCAGGTCAATGGCAGTGATGACATTCGGCAGATCCAAAGCCTGGAGAATGGCATCCTTTTTCTTACCAAGAACAACCTGAAGTATATGGCCCGTGGAGGCCTCATTATATTTGATTACCT GCTGGATGAGAGTGAAGATATGCACAGTCTGCTGCTGACTGACAGCAGCACTCTGCTTGTTGGTGGGCTGCAGAACCACATATTGGAGATTGACCTTAACACTGTCCAGGAGACTCAGAAG TATGCAGTTGAGACACCTGGAGTCACTATCATGAGACAGACGAATCGCTTCTTCTTCTGTGGCCACACATCTGGCAAG GTTTCCCTGCGAGACCTCCGTACTTTTAAGGTGGAGCATGAGTTTGATGCCTTCTCAGGGAGTCTGTCGGATTTTGATGTGCACGGCAACCTGCTAGCCACTTGTGGTTTCTCCAGCCGCCTCACCGGCCTGGCCTGTGACCGTTTCCTCAAGGTGTATGATCTACGCATGATGCGTGCCATCACGCCACTTCAAGTTCATGTGGATCCTGCCTTCTTACGCTTCATCCCTACATATACTTCTCGTCTTGCTATCATCTCCCAGTCAG GGCAGTGCCAGTTTTGTGAGCCCACAGGCCTGGCCAACCCAGCAGACATCTTTCACGTGAATCCTGTGGGGCCTCTGCTAATGACGTTTGACGTGTCAGCCAGCAAGCAGGCCCTTGCCTTTGGGGATTCTGAGGGCTGTGTGCATCTCTGGACTGATTCCCCTGAGCCTTCCTTCAACCCCTACTCCCGTGAGACCGAGTTTGCTTTGCCCTGTCTCGTGGACTCACTGCCTCCTCTGGACTGGAGCCAGGACCTGCTGCCTCTTTCCCTCATCCCTGTCCCGCTCACCACTGACACGCTTCTCTCTGATTGGCCTGCTGCCAACTCCGCTCCAGCTCCCAG GCGAGCACCCCCTGTGGATGCAGAGATCCTGCGCACCATGAAGAAGGTGGGCTTCATTGGCTATGCACCCAACCCCCGCACCAGGCTGCGCAATCAG ATTCCTTACCGACTCAAGGAGTCTGACAGTGAATTTGACAGCTTCAGCCAGGTCACTGAGTCACCAATAGGGCGGGAAGAGGAGCCACATCGCCACATGGTCTCTAAGAAATACCGCAAG GTGACCATCAAATACTCCAAGTTAGGGCTGGAGGACTTTGACTTCAAACACTACAATAAGACGCTGTTTGCTGGATTAGAGCCCCACATCCCCAATGCCTACTGTAACTGCATGATCCAG GTGCTCTATTTCCTGGAGCCTGTTCGCTGTCTAATCCAGAACCACCTTTGCCAGAAGGAGTTCTGCCTAGCATGTGAGCTGGGCTTCCTCTTCCACATGTTGGACCTCTCCCGAGGTGACCCTTGTCAG GGCAGTAATTTTCTTCGGGCGTTCCGCACCATTCCTGAGGCCTCAGCCCTTGGTCTGATTTTGGCTGACTCGGATGAGGCTTCAGGCAAGGGCAATCTGGCCAGGCTCATTCAGAGGTGGAATCGCTTCATTCTCACTCAACTGCATCAAGATTTGCAGGAGCTGGAAGTACCCCAGGCTTATCGAGGTGCTGGAGGCAG CAGCTTTTGCTCATCGGGAGACTCTGTCATTGGGCAGCTGTTCAGCTGTGAGATGGAAAACTGCAGCCTCTGCCGCTGTGGCAGTGAGACCGTGCGAGCCTCATCCACCCTGCTCTTCACGCTCTCCTACCCTGAGGGTAGCAACAGTG ATAAAACCGGGAAGAACTGTGACTTTGCTCAGGTGCTGAAGCGAAGCATCTGCCTGGAGCAGAATACACAGGCCTGGTGTGACAACTGTGAAAAGTACCAGCCCACG ATTCAGACCCGCAACATCTGCCATCTCCCAGATATTCTTGTCATCAATTGTGAGGTGAACAGCTTGAAAGAAGCTGATTTCTGGAGAATGCAGGCTGAG GTTGCCTTCAAGATAGCAATAAAGAAGCATGGTGGGGAAATCTCCAAGAATAAGGAGTTTGCTTTGGCTGATTG GAAGGAACTAGGGAGTCCAGAGGGCATGCTGATGTGTCCCTCCATTGAGGAGTTGAAGAATGTCTGGCTTCCTTTCTCCATTCGAATGAAGATGACCAAGAACAAAGGGCTGGATGTTTGCAATTGGACTGATGGGGATGAGATGCAG TGGGGCCCAGCCAGGGCAGACGAGGAGCATGGTGTCTATGTGTATGACCTGATGGCTACTGTGGTACACATCCTGGACTCACGCACAGGGGGCAGCCTGGTGGCTCACATCAAAGTTGGAGAGACCTACCACCAGCGCAAGGAG GGTGTTACCCACCAGCAGTGGTATCTCTTCAATGACTTTCTCATTGAACCTATTGATAAG CATGAAGCTGTGCAGTTTGACATGAATTGGAAAGTGCCTGCTATCCTTTATTACATCAAAAGGAATCTTAATTCCAAATACAACCTGAACA TTAAGAACCCTATCGAGGCAAGTGTTCTGCTGGCTGAAGCCTCATTAGCACGGAAGCAGCGGAAAACACATACGACCTTTATTCCCCTGATGGTGAATGAGATGCCACAGGTTGGGGACTTGGTGGGCCTGGACGCTGAGTTTGTCACCCTTAATGAG GAAGAAGCAGAGCTGCGCAGCGATGGCACCAAGTCTACCATCAAGCCAAGCCAGATGTCAGTAGCGAGGATTACCTGCGTTAGGGGCCAGGGACCCAATGAGGGTATCCCCTTCATTGATGACTACATCTCTACCCAGGAGCAG GTGGTGGATTACTTGACTCAGTACTCAGGGATAAAGCCAGGAGACCTTGATGCCAAGATTTCCTCTAAGCACCTCACAACTCTAAAGTCTACCTACTTAAAGCTTCGTTTTCTCATAGACATTGGAGTCAAGTTTGTGGGTCACGGTCTGCAGAAGGACTTCCGGGTCATCAACCTCATG GTGCCCAAGGACCAAGTCCTTGACACTGTTTATCTATTTCACATGCCCCGAAAACGAATGATTTCCCTGCGATTCCTTGCTTGGTACTTTCTGG ACCTGAAGATTCAAGGGGAGACCCATGACAGTATTGAGGATGCCCGCACAGCCCTTCAGCTTTACCGAAAGTATCTGGAGCTAAGCAAAAATGGCACTGAGCCTGAGTCCTTCCACAAAGTGCTCAAGGGCCTTTACGAGAAAGGCCGAAAGATGGACTGGAAGGTTCCTGAGCCCGAGGGCCAGACAAGTCCCAAGA ATGCAGCTGTCTTCTCTTCAGTGCTGGCGCTCTGA
- the PAN2 gene encoding PAN2-PAN3 deadenylation complex catalytic subunit PAN2 isoform X5, whose amino-acid sequence MNFEVLDPGLAEYAPAMHSALDPVLDAHLNPSLLQNVELDPEGVALEALPVQESVHIMEGVYSELHSVVAEVGVPVSVSHFDLHEEMLWVGSHGGHATSFFGPALERYSSFQVNGSDDIRQIQSLENGILFLTKNNLKYMARGGLIIFDYLLDESEDMHSLLLTDSSTLLVGGLQNHILEIDLNTVQETQKYAVETPGVTIMRQTNRFFFCGHTSGKVSLRDLRTFKVEHEFDAFSGSLSDFDVHGNLLATCGFSSRLTGLACDRFLKVYDLRMMRAITPLQVHVDPAFLRFIPTYTSRLAIISQSGQCQFCEPTGLANPADIFHVNPVGPLLMTFDVSASKQALAFGDSEGCVHLWTDSPEPSFNPYSRETEFALPCLVDSLPPLDWSQDLLPLSLIPVPLTTDTLLSDWPAANSAPAPRRAPPVDAEILRTMKKVGFIGYAPNPRTRLRNQIPYRLKESDSEFDSFSQVTESPIGREEEPHRHMVSKKYRKVTIKYSKLGLEDFDFKHYNKTLFAGLEPHIPNAYCNCMIQVLYFLEPVRCLIQNHLCQKEFCLACELGFLFHMLDLSRGDPCQGSNFLRAFRTIPEASALGLILADSDEASGKGNLARLIQRWNRFILTQLHQDLQELEVPQAYRGAGGSSFCSSGDSVIGQLFSCEMENCSLCRCGSETVRASSTLLFTLSYPEGSNSDKTGKNCDFAQVLKRSICLEQNTQAWCDNCEKYQPTIQTRNICHLPDILVINCEVNSLKEADFWRMQAEVAFKIAIKKHGGEISKNKEFALADWKELGSPEGMLMCPSIEELKNVWLPFSIRMKMTKNKGLDVCNWTDGDEMQHEAVQFDMNWKVPAILYYIKRNLNSKYNLNIKNPIEASVLLAEASLARKQRKTHTTFIPLMVNEMPQVGDLVGLDAEFVTLNEEEAELRSDGTKSTIKPSQMSVARITCVRGQGPNEGIPFIDDYISTQEQVVDYLTQYSGIKPGDLDAKISSKHLTTLKSTYLKLRFLIDIGVKFVGHGLQKDFRVINLMVPKDQVLDTVYLFHMPRKRMISLRFLAWYFLDLKIQGETHDSIEDARTALQLYRKYLELSKNGTEPESFHKVLKGLYEKGRKMDWKVPEPEGQTSPKNAAVFSSVLAL is encoded by the exons atgaactTCGAGGTTCTGGACCCTGGACTGGCAGAGTATGCCCCAGCCATGCATTCTGCCCTGGATCCTGTCCTGGATGCCCACCTGAACCCAAGTCTGCTACAGAATGTGGAGCTGGACCCGGAGGGAGTGGCCTTAGAGGCTCTTCCCGTCCAGGAGTCAGTGCACATAATGGAAGGTGTCTACTCTGAGTTGCACAGTGTGGTGGCTGAAGTGGGTGTGCCTGTCTCCGTCTCCCACTTTGACTTGCACGAGGAGATGCTGTGGGTGGGAAGCCATGGG GGCCATGCCACGTCATTTTTCGGGCCAGCTTTGGAACGCTACTCATCATTTCAGGTCAATGGCAGTGATGACATTCGGCAGATCCAAAGCCTGGAGAATGGCATCCTTTTTCTTACCAAGAACAACCTGAAGTATATGGCCCGTGGAGGCCTCATTATATTTGATTACCT GCTGGATGAGAGTGAAGATATGCACAGTCTGCTGCTGACTGACAGCAGCACTCTGCTTGTTGGTGGGCTGCAGAACCACATATTGGAGATTGACCTTAACACTGTCCAGGAGACTCAGAAG TATGCAGTTGAGACACCTGGAGTCACTATCATGAGACAGACGAATCGCTTCTTCTTCTGTGGCCACACATCTGGCAAG GTTTCCCTGCGAGACCTCCGTACTTTTAAGGTGGAGCATGAGTTTGATGCCTTCTCAGGGAGTCTGTCGGATTTTGATGTGCACGGCAACCTGCTAGCCACTTGTGGTTTCTCCAGCCGCCTCACCGGCCTGGCCTGTGACCGTTTCCTCAAGGTGTATGATCTACGCATGATGCGTGCCATCACGCCACTTCAAGTTCATGTGGATCCTGCCTTCTTACGCTTCATCCCTACATATACTTCTCGTCTTGCTATCATCTCCCAGTCAG GGCAGTGCCAGTTTTGTGAGCCCACAGGCCTGGCCAACCCAGCAGACATCTTTCACGTGAATCCTGTGGGGCCTCTGCTAATGACGTTTGACGTGTCAGCCAGCAAGCAGGCCCTTGCCTTTGGGGATTCTGAGGGCTGTGTGCATCTCTGGACTGATTCCCCTGAGCCTTCCTTCAACCCCTACTCCCGTGAGACCGAGTTTGCTTTGCCCTGTCTCGTGGACTCACTGCCTCCTCTGGACTGGAGCCAGGACCTGCTGCCTCTTTCCCTCATCCCTGTCCCGCTCACCACTGACACGCTTCTCTCTGATTGGCCTGCTGCCAACTCCGCTCCAGCTCCCAG GCGAGCACCCCCTGTGGATGCAGAGATCCTGCGCACCATGAAGAAGGTGGGCTTCATTGGCTATGCACCCAACCCCCGCACCAGGCTGCGCAATCAG ATTCCTTACCGACTCAAGGAGTCTGACAGTGAATTTGACAGCTTCAGCCAGGTCACTGAGTCACCAATAGGGCGGGAAGAGGAGCCACATCGCCACATGGTCTCTAAGAAATACCGCAAG GTGACCATCAAATACTCCAAGTTAGGGCTGGAGGACTTTGACTTCAAACACTACAATAAGACGCTGTTTGCTGGATTAGAGCCCCACATCCCCAATGCCTACTGTAACTGCATGATCCAG GTGCTCTATTTCCTGGAGCCTGTTCGCTGTCTAATCCAGAACCACCTTTGCCAGAAGGAGTTCTGCCTAGCATGTGAGCTGGGCTTCCTCTTCCACATGTTGGACCTCTCCCGAGGTGACCCTTGTCAG GGCAGTAATTTTCTTCGGGCGTTCCGCACCATTCCTGAGGCCTCAGCCCTTGGTCTGATTTTGGCTGACTCGGATGAGGCTTCAGGCAAGGGCAATCTGGCCAGGCTCATTCAGAGGTGGAATCGCTTCATTCTCACTCAACTGCATCAAGATTTGCAGGAGCTGGAAGTACCCCAGGCTTATCGAGGTGCTGGAGGCAG CAGCTTTTGCTCATCGGGAGACTCTGTCATTGGGCAGCTGTTCAGCTGTGAGATGGAAAACTGCAGCCTCTGCCGCTGTGGCAGTGAGACCGTGCGAGCCTCATCCACCCTGCTCTTCACGCTCTCCTACCCTGAGGGTAGCAACAGTG ATAAAACCGGGAAGAACTGTGACTTTGCTCAGGTGCTGAAGCGAAGCATCTGCCTGGAGCAGAATACACAGGCCTGGTGTGACAACTGTGAAAAGTACCAGCCCACG ATTCAGACCCGCAACATCTGCCATCTCCCAGATATTCTTGTCATCAATTGTGAGGTGAACAGCTTGAAAGAAGCTGATTTCTGGAGAATGCAGGCTGAG GTTGCCTTCAAGATAGCAATAAAGAAGCATGGTGGGGAAATCTCCAAGAATAAGGAGTTTGCTTTGGCTGATTG GAAGGAACTAGGGAGTCCAGAGGGCATGCTGATGTGTCCCTCCATTGAGGAGTTGAAGAATGTCTGGCTTCCTTTCTCCATTCGAATGAAGATGACCAAGAACAAAGGGCTGGATGTTTGCAATTGGACTGATGGGGATGAGATGCAG CATGAAGCTGTGCAGTTTGACATGAATTGGAAAGTGCCTGCTATCCTTTATTACATCAAAAGGAATCTTAATTCCAAATACAACCTGAACA TTAAGAACCCTATCGAGGCAAGTGTTCTGCTGGCTGAAGCCTCATTAGCACGGAAGCAGCGGAAAACACATACGACCTTTATTCCCCTGATGGTGAATGAGATGCCACAGGTTGGGGACTTGGTGGGCCTGGACGCTGAGTTTGTCACCCTTAATGAG GAAGAAGCAGAGCTGCGCAGCGATGGCACCAAGTCTACCATCAAGCCAAGCCAGATGTCAGTAGCGAGGATTACCTGCGTTAGGGGCCAGGGACCCAATGAGGGTATCCCCTTCATTGATGACTACATCTCTACCCAGGAGCAG GTGGTGGATTACTTGACTCAGTACTCAGGGATAAAGCCAGGAGACCTTGATGCCAAGATTTCCTCTAAGCACCTCACAACTCTAAAGTCTACCTACTTAAAGCTTCGTTTTCTCATAGACATTGGAGTCAAGTTTGTGGGTCACGGTCTGCAGAAGGACTTCCGGGTCATCAACCTCATG GTGCCCAAGGACCAAGTCCTTGACACTGTTTATCTATTTCACATGCCCCGAAAACGAATGATTTCCCTGCGATTCCTTGCTTGGTACTTTCTGG ACCTGAAGATTCAAGGGGAGACCCATGACAGTATTGAGGATGCCCGCACAGCCCTTCAGCTTTACCGAAAGTATCTGGAGCTAAGCAAAAATGGCACTGAGCCTGAGTCCTTCCACAAAGTGCTCAAGGGCCTTTACGAGAAAGGCCGAAAGATGGACTGGAAGGTTCCTGAGCCCGAGGGCCAGACAAGTCCCAAGA ATGCAGCTGTCTTCTCTTCAGTGCTGGCGCTCTGA